In Deinococcus maricopensis DSM 21211, the sequence GGGGTTGCTGAGGCCGTAGAAGATGCGGCTGCCGGGTCCAATGGGGACCGAGATGGCCAGCGTGACGTTCGTCCAGGCGCCGAGCGGCTTGATGGTGGGTTTCTGGTAGGGCGGGCGCATAGCGGAAGGCGCCCGAGAGGTCGTCTCGCGGGGGGTAAAAGTCATGGTTTTCTCCGGACCTGAGTTTAATGTGATTTTTGTCAAAATTATATATGCCTACTGGTCTGACCATCAGACGTTGGCCAGGGACGCTATGCTGCGCCCATGTGGACGCCCACCCCCGACGCCCTGGCCACCGACCTCGACGACGAACTGGTCCTCCTACACGCCAACACCGGCGACATGGTCAGCCTCAACGGCACCGCCCGCGCCATCTGGAACGCCCTGCCCGCCACCACCCACACCATCACGCAACTCCTGCAGGACCTCGGCGCCCCCACCCACGACGCCCAAGCTGACGCGCAGACCACGCTCGACGACCTGCATCGCCGGCACTTCGTCACGCACGCGTGAACCACTTCCGCAGCCTGCACACCACCGTCACTGTGCACGGCCCGGACCGCCCCGCCCTGCGCGCCGAATGGGCCCGGGCCACCACCCCCGCCCCCGCCCGGCACACCCTCCACGTGCGCCCTCCCCTGCCCCGCGCGGCGCACGGCGCTGCACGCACCATCACCACCGCCCAGGGCCCCCTCCCCCTGATCGCCGACGGCGCCCACTGGGCACTTGCTGGCTCCACCCTCGCCTTCCAGGTGGACGCGCACACCAGCACGCTGCACCTCCCCGACCACCCCAGCGCGCAGGAAACCCTCGCCGCGCACCTCGCCTTCACTGAGGCGCACCGCGCCAGCGGCCTCCTGCCCCTGCACGCCGCCATCCTCACGCGCGGCGCGCACACCGTCGCCCTCACCGGCGAGAGCGGCGCCGGGAAAAGCACCGCCGCGCTCCGCCTGCTCACCTCCGGCTGGCAGCTCATCGCCGAAGACGCCGCGTGGCTCGACCCCGCCACCCGGCAGACCTACGGCTGGGATGACGGCCTGCGCCTGCACGACACCAGCCTCCAGCGGTTTGCCCCCCACGTGAACCCCGCCGCCCTCCCCCGCGACGCGCACGGCAAGGTCATCCTGCCCGTGACCACGACCGCCGGTCCGCCCCTGCGGACGCTCATGGTGCTCGGCGCGCCCGCCCACCTGAGCGCCGCCGAACGCGTGCAGGCGCTGTGGGGCGCCACCGGCGTGCCCCTCACCACCGCCGCGCGCGCCGCCGTGACCGCCGCACTCCCGGGGGTCCTGCGCCACCTGCAGATCCGCGGCGCCACCCGCGAGGACGTCGTCCACCCGGACTTTCCCCACCACTGACCCGCTCAGCCCGCGCCGGCCGGACCGCCGACTGAACGGACGCGCTACGCCTCCCGGCCGCCGGGCCCTTATGGGCGCGGACGCGCGAAAGCGGCCCGTACCTGCCGAGCTGTCAACTCCAGCAGCGCGCGCTCGTTGAGCGTCCACGCGCGCCGCGCGAACCGCAGCGCCACCAGCAGGTACGTGCTGCCGTGCACAGCGCCCACCGGCACCCAGGCGGCCCCCTGCACACGCACCTCGGCCTGCAACGGGAACGGCGCCGCCAACGGCTGCAATGCGTACTCGTCCACGTACTGCGCGTCCGCCAGGGTCGGGAGCGCCTGCGTGAACACGTCGTCCGCCGCCCGCAGGTACGCCTCCAGCCGCGACACTTCCACGTCAAGGTCGGCTGGAACGTGCGCCGAATGCACCCGCACCACCCCAGCCCCGAACTGCACCAGGCCTACCCAGTCCACATCCAGCGTCTCGCCCACCACCCTGAGGGCCGCGACGCCCGCCTCCACCACCGAGTCCGCCTCCACCGCCCCCTGCACCGCCTGCACGGCCTGCACGTACCGTTCGTCCTCCACCTCGTTTGCGGTGTTCATGAGGCGCAACTGGCGGGCCTCCAGCACATCCACGGTCAGGGCCGCGAGGTCCTGCAACGTTTCGAGCGCTTCCTCACTGACGTCACGGGGCGCCTGATCCACGATACACAGCGCGCCGATCCGGTGCCCGCCAGCAGTGGTGAGCGGCACGCCGGCATACAGACGAATCCCCGGCTCACCAAGCACCAACGGGTTCGACGTGAAGCGCGGATCCTGCGTGGCATCCGGAACGACCAGCGGCGCGTCCTGACGGATCGTCCAGGCGCAGAAGGCCTGCTCACGCGGCGTGTCGCCCCGCGACAGCCCCACAGCCGCCTTCGCCCACTGACGATCCACGTCAATGAAGTTGATCGCCGCCATGGGCACATTCAGCAGGCGCGCTGCGAGACGCACGATACGGTCGAAGCTGGCCTCGGCAGCGCTGTCCAGAATGGAGGTGCGTGCCAGGTCAAAGAGCCGCGCAGGCTCATCGGGCGGGAGAGAAGCACCGGACATGCCTCAGTGTGCCGCACCGGGCAGGCCGGCGTCGTGTGTGCTGGATCAATACGCCACCCCTGAGCGGCCCTCGCCATTCCGGGCAAAACGAGCGAGGGGTGCACCCAGGCGGGCCGATGGGGTGCACGGAGAGGCCGCCGGGCGCTGCCAGCCGCCTTCCCGGCTGGCGCCGCGCGCCTCCACGGCACCCGGGGACCCTCCGGCGTCAGGCCTGCCCGGCCATCCGGGCCTCTATGACAGCTGCAGCGCGCGTGGGACCGCCGGCCTGCTCGAACGCCTGCCGGAGCGCACGGCAGCGCGAACGCACCGCTGCGTCGGCCACGAGGGCGTCCGTGGCGGCCCTCAGGTGCCGAGCACGCCGCTGGAACGGCAGCAGATTCCGGCCCACACCCAGGGCCGCCACGCGCTGCGCAATCGTGAACTGATCCGCCGCCTGCGGCACCGCGACCACCGGGACCTCGTGAGCCATGGCTTCCGACACGCTGTTCATGCCGGCGTGCGTGATGAATACCGCCGCGCGGGCGAGCACGTCCAGCTGCGGTACGTACGCCCGGGCATGCATGTGCGGCGGCAGCGGCCCGAGCGCTGCCGGGTCCGTGCTCTGCCCGACCGACAAAATCACCTGATACTGCCCATCCGCGAACGCATGAACGCACTCACGGAAGAAATCGAGTTTGTGGTTGAACACGGTGCCCAGCGAGACGTACACCAGGGGCCGCTCGTCCAGCCGGGGGAGGTCCGTGGTGGCCTCGCGGGCGCGGGGCGCGACGGACGGGCCCACAAACTGGAACCGCTCGCCGAAGCGTTCCGCGTGCGGCTGGAAGGCGCGCGCAGTGCACACCAGCACGTCGTCCCCGTCCATGGACAGCAGATCAAACTGGGTCCGAAGGTCCGCCTGGCGGTACTGACGCGACAGGCGTTGCGTGGTGCGCCGCACGGCCAGCACCTCGCGGGCACCCTGCAGGGGAGCGCCGGCGAGGTCGAGGGCCATGAGAACGGGACGTGGGGGCAGCACGCCCGGACCCAGCGCGAAGCTGCTGCTGAGGTTCACGGTGGGAAGCTGAAGGGTGCGCGCCACGATGCGACCCCAGAAGCACATGAAGTCGACCATGACGCACGCGGGGTTGAGGTCTTGCAGCTCCTTGAGGAGCTGGGGCAGCAGCGTTTCGGCACAGCGTGCCTGCTCAAGGGCGTACGCGCTCAGCCGGGGCCGCGGCGCCCGCTCGACAGGCGTGAAGTCCCAGGGCACGGCGCGCCACTCAGCGCCCGTCGCTTCGATCTTCTGGCGGACTGCCTCACCGCAGTAGTACACGACGCGGTGGCCGCGCCGGACCAGTTCAGCAACGATGGGCAGCGTGGGGTGAACGTGGCCAAGGGCCGATAATGTGAAAACGGCAACAATGCTCATACGCTGTTCTATCAGCAGCGCTGATGGTCCCGTACTGCCCGGCCAGACAAACCCGCAGTCCCACGGCTCCTGGCAGAACGCACCTGCCCCGGCAGCCCAGGCGCAGGCGACCCTCAGCGTTCGGGGCTGACCTTGAACGTCACCCGGTAGGCGTCCCGCACCCTCGGTTCCTCGAAGTCACGCAGTTCCCGTGGCCACTCCACCCATGCGTGCCCGGCAATGCCGTCCGCCGCGCGGCGAACACCACTGACGAATGTCGCGTGCAGGCCACGGCGCAGAAGCGCGTGGTACAGCGCGAGCGAGCGCGGCAGGCACACACCACGTTCACTCGCGTGGGGGTACAGCAGCCGCGTCACCCACGTGACGCCACGCACGGCAGACACCACCTGCGCGAACTGCGGC encodes:
- a CDS encoding PqqD family protein — encoded protein: MWTPTPDALATDLDDELVLLHANTGDMVSLNGTARAIWNALPATTHTITQLLQDLGAPTHDAQADAQTTLDDLHRRHFVTHA
- a CDS encoding GAF domain-containing protein; this translates as MSGASLPPDEPARLFDLARTSILDSAAEASFDRIVRLAARLLNVPMAAINFIDVDRQWAKAAVGLSRGDTPREQAFCAWTIRQDAPLVVPDATQDPRFTSNPLVLGEPGIRLYAGVPLTTAGGHRIGALCIVDQAPRDVSEEALETLQDLAALTVDVLEARQLRLMNTANEVEDERYVQAVQAVQGAVEADSVVEAGVAALRVVGETLDVDWVGLVQFGAGVVRVHSAHVPADLDVEVSRLEAYLRAADDVFTQALPTLADAQYVDEYALQPLAAPFPLQAEVRVQGAAWVPVGAVHGSTYLLVALRFARRAWTLNERALLELTARQVRAAFARPRP
- a CDS encoding macrolide family glycosyltransferase is translated as MSIVAVFTLSALGHVHPTLPIVAELVRRGHRVVYYCGEAVRQKIEATGAEWRAVPWDFTPVERAPRPRLSAYALEQARCAETLLPQLLKELQDLNPACVMVDFMCFWGRIVARTLQLPTVNLSSSFALGPGVLPPRPVLMALDLAGAPLQGAREVLAVRRTTQRLSRQYRQADLRTQFDLLSMDGDDVLVCTARAFQPHAERFGERFQFVGPSVAPRAREATTDLPRLDERPLVYVSLGTVFNHKLDFFRECVHAFADGQYQVILSVGQSTDPAALGPLPPHMHARAYVPQLDVLARAAVFITHAGMNSVSEAMAHEVPVVAVPQAADQFTIAQRVAALGVGRNLLPFQRRARHLRAATDALVADAAVRSRCRALRQAFEQAGGPTRAAAVIEARMAGQA